Proteins co-encoded in one Chroococcidiopsis sp. TS-821 genomic window:
- a CDS encoding anti-sigma regulatory factor yields the protein MFKKIKLQVNTDLAATLQVISWFEQLNHPPVTDIKIWWQCQTLLQEGFTNIVEHAHRGLPQETPIILEAIRNSEAIEIYIWAFGIAFDLEQKLKELPDIEEIEGERGRGLKIMSLLADEISYKQIAGDRYCLYMKKNT from the coding sequence TTGTTTAAGAAAATAAAGCTTCAAGTTAATACAGATCTTGCAGCTACATTGCAGGTCATTTCATGGTTTGAGCAATTAAATCATCCGCCAGTTACTGATATCAAAATATGGTGGCAGTGCCAAACATTGCTGCAAGAAGGTTTTACAAATATTGTCGAACATGCACATCGAGGACTTCCACAAGAAACTCCAATTATACTTGAAGCAATTAGAAATAGCGAGGCAATAGAAATTTATATTTGGGCATTTGGTATAGCTTTTGACTTAGAACAAAAACTGAAAGAACTTCCTGATATTGAAGAAATAGAGGGTGAAAGAGGACGCGGTTTAAAAATTATGTCTTTGCTTGCAGATGAAATCAGCTATAAACAAATAGCAGGCGATCGCTACTGCTTGTATATGAAAAAAAACACCTAA
- a CDS encoding PP2C family protein-serine/threonine phosphatase, translated as MFKILIIDDDPTMRAILKRALQNQSYDVTVASDGEVGIAQAQQIQPALIVCDWMMEDLNGLDVCRLIKANPKLATTFFILLTARQEVEDRVMGLDAGADDFLAKPIDINELKARVRAGLRLYQLNQDLQAQKQALETLNQDLQHQKQLLETELAEASSYVRSLLPTPLIGSVTTESLFIPSAQLGGDCFDYYWLDNDHLVFYLLDVSGHGVGSALVSVSVLNILRSQSLPNTNFYQPSAVLKSLNDTFQMSDRDDKYFTIWYGVYNRAQRQLYYASAGHPPAILLAGTTNLQVKHLDSSGLPIGFLPDAMFEQDVISLPESSTIYIFSDGAYEIPQPDGRIWGKEAFVQLLVTSHQQNTSLKHLLSQLQVLNHTHNFADDLSIIKIQFNV; from the coding sequence ATGTTTAAAATTCTGATTATTGATGACGATCCGACAATGCGGGCAATACTCAAAAGAGCATTACAAAATCAAAGCTACGATGTGACGGTTGCTAGTGATGGTGAGGTGGGAATTGCACAAGCACAACAAATACAGCCAGCATTGATCGTCTGTGACTGGATGATGGAAGACTTAAATGGACTTGATGTCTGTCGTCTAATTAAAGCCAATCCAAAACTAGCAACAACTTTTTTTATTCTGCTTACTGCACGCCAAGAAGTGGAAGATCGAGTTATGGGACTTGATGCAGGAGCCGATGATTTCTTAGCTAAACCAATTGATATTAATGAATTAAAAGCCAGAGTACGAGCAGGATTGCGCTTGTATCAACTCAATCAAGACTTACAAGCTCAAAAACAAGCTTTAGAAACACTCAATCAAGATTTACAACATCAAAAACAACTTTTGGAAACTGAGTTAGCCGAAGCTAGTAGCTACGTGCGATCGCTTCTTCCCACACCCTTGATAGGATCTGTAACAACCGAAAGCTTGTTCATTCCATCTGCACAACTTGGTGGCGATTGCTTCGATTACTATTGGCTAGATAACGACCATTTAGTATTTTATTTACTCGATGTCTCAGGACATGGAGTCGGTTCAGCGTTAGTATCTGTCTCAGTACTTAATATACTGCGATCGCAATCTTTACCTAATACAAACTTCTATCAACCTAGTGCAGTTTTAAAATCACTTAATGATACGTTTCAAATGAGCGATCGCGACGATAAATACTTCACCATTTGGTATGGAGTATACAATCGCGCTCAGCGTCAACTTTACTATGCTAGTGCTGGTCATCCACCTGCTATCTTATTAGCAGGTACTACAAATCTGCAAGTTAAGCACTTAGATTCATCAGGTTTACCCATTGGCTTTTTACCTGATGCTATGTTTGAACAAGACGTTATATCTTTACCAGAAAGTAGTACCATATACATTTTCAGTGATGGCGCTTACGAAATTCCGCAACCTGATGGTAGAATTTGGGGAAAAGAAGCTTTTGTCCAGTTGCTCGTTACTTCACATCAACAGAATACATCTTTAAAACACCTTCTGAGCCAGCTACAGGTACTTAATCATACTCATAATTTTGCTGATGATTTATCTATAATCAAAATTCAATTTAATGTTTGA
- a CDS encoding STAS domain-containing protein, producing MSTIKVVQPSGILNGMKGNQFRREVSDVVAAGADIVLIDLQEVTFIDSSGLGALVSAMKIVRSAGGKLFICSVNDQVKMLFELTKMDRVFEIFDNQNEFNQKFLATK from the coding sequence ATGAGTACTATTAAAGTTGTGCAGCCTTCTGGAATTTTAAATGGTATGAAAGGCAATCAATTTCGACGTGAAGTTAGTGATGTGGTAGCTGCTGGTGCTGATATTGTCTTAATTGACCTTCAAGAAGTCACTTTTATTGATAGTTCTGGTTTGGGAGCTTTAGTTTCTGCAATGAAGATAGTGCGCAGCGCTGGTGGCAAGTTATTTATTTGTTCAGTGAACGATCAAGTAAAAATGTTATTTGAGCTAACTAAAATGGATCGAGTTTTTGAAATCTTTGATAATCAAAATGAGTTTAATCAAAAATTTTTAGCGACCAAATAA
- a CDS encoding urease accessory protein UreD yields MSRLLGLKNSQKPNSWHGSLNMVYTSVGGTTTVTHQQMQAPLKVQRPFYPEGTEVCHSIILHTAGGVVGGDKLSLNLHLQPQAHTLITTAAASKIYRSNGWEARQNIQVTVDSHACLEWFPQETIVFNGAIYRQDLRIELAPGATWVGWEITRFGRSARGEKFLQGNWRSHTEVWQQQRPLWIDRQRLRPDAEVINSPHALAGKPIIGSFVWIGQSVPPDVVEKVRMLSTLDQGEAGVTRLTTGLLCRYRGDSTTEVRQWFTEIWHLLRLSFLGKPGYQSRVWQIERN; encoded by the coding sequence ATGTCACGTTTGCTAGGACTCAAAAATTCTCAGAAGCCTAATTCTTGGCACGGTAGTTTAAACATGGTATATACCAGTGTCGGCGGTACTACTACGGTGACTCACCAGCAAATGCAAGCACCGTTGAAAGTCCAAAGACCGTTTTATCCAGAAGGCACAGAAGTGTGTCATAGCATCATTTTACACACTGCTGGTGGTGTTGTTGGTGGTGACAAGCTTTCCCTGAATTTGCACCTGCAACCACAAGCTCATACACTGATCACAACCGCCGCAGCAAGTAAGATTTATCGTAGTAATGGATGGGAAGCTAGACAGAATATTCAGGTAACAGTAGATAGTCATGCTTGTTTAGAGTGGTTTCCGCAAGAAACAATTGTATTTAATGGTGCAATCTATCGGCAGGATTTACGCATAGAATTAGCACCTGGTGCTACCTGGGTAGGCTGGGAAATTACCCGCTTTGGTCGCAGTGCAAGAGGAGAAAAGTTTTTACAAGGAAACTGGCGATCGCATACCGAAGTTTGGCAGCAACAACGTCCTTTGTGGATAGACCGCCAGCGGTTGCGCCCAGATGCGGAAGTTATCAATAGCCCCCACGCATTAGCTGGAAAACCGATAATTGGCAGTTTTGTTTGGATTGGACAATCTGTACCACCTGACGTGGTAGAAAAGGTGAGAATGCTATCCACGCTAGACCAAGGCGAAGCAGGCGTTACGCGCTTAACGACAGGTTTATTATGTCGCTATCGCGGTGACTCGACAACTGAGGTGCGCCAATGGTTTACTGAGATTTGGCATTTGCTACGATTATCTTTTCTAGGAAAACCAGGCTATCAATCGCGAGTCTGGCAAATTGAAAGGAACTGA
- the ureA gene encoding urease subunit gamma translates to MQLTPQEKDKLLIFTAALLAERRKQRGLKLNYPEAVAYISAAILEGARDGRTVAELMSFGTNLLTREDVMDGVAEMILEVQVEATFPDGTKLVTVHNPIR, encoded by the coding sequence ATGCAACTGACACCACAGGAAAAAGATAAGCTACTTATTTTCACTGCTGCTTTACTCGCCGAACGACGCAAACAACGAGGATTAAAATTAAATTATCCCGAAGCTGTAGCTTATATTTCTGCGGCAATTTTAGAAGGCGCGCGCGACGGACGTACAGTTGCAGAATTGATGAGTTTTGGCACAAATTTATTGACCCGCGAAGATGTTATGGATGGTGTTGCAGAAATGATCCTAGAGGTACAAGTTGAAGCCACTTTTCCTGACGGAACTAAACTGGTCACCGTTCACAATCCCATTCGCTGA
- a CDS encoding urease subunit beta, protein MIPGELLVQQGDIELNAGRPTVRIKVANRGDRPIQVGSHFHFYEVNQALDFDRDRARGMRLDIPAGTAVRFEPGDEKEVVLVPVVGTRHIYGFNGRVNGALDD, encoded by the coding sequence ATGATTCCAGGAGAGTTGTTAGTACAACAAGGTGATATAGAACTCAATGCGGGACGTCCAACTGTACGAATCAAGGTTGCTAATCGTGGCGATCGCCCAATTCAAGTAGGTTCGCACTTTCATTTTTATGAAGTCAATCAAGCATTAGACTTCGATCGCGATCGCGCGCGCGGGATGCGGCTTGATATTCCAGCAGGTACAGCAGTACGCTTTGAACCAGGAGATGAGAAAGAAGTGGTATTAGTTCCTGTTGTTGGTACTCGTCACATCTATGGATTCAATGGCAGAGTCAACGGTGCGTTAGACGACTAA
- a CDS encoding response regulator transcription factor — translation MPLTLLVVDDDLGTRLSISDYLEMSGYSVLTAADGQEALAMVETYHPHLMVTDIVMPRMNGYELVRHVRQNPKFRLLPVIFLTARNKTEERIAGYQSGADLYLPKPFELKELGAAIRNLLERSQIIQSEARLSYEEGLRANSHTVGQAGETLEVPIKLTQREQQVAVLLTHGLSNAEIGSRLHLSPRTVEKYVSSLFRKTSTSNRAELVGFVMKYRLLQ, via the coding sequence ATGCCTTTGACGCTTCTCGTTGTTGATGACGATCTCGGAACTCGTTTATCGATCAGCGACTACTTGGAAATGTCTGGCTATTCAGTGCTAACAGCAGCTGATGGTCAAGAAGCGCTGGCGATGGTAGAAACGTACCATCCTCACTTGATGGTGACAGATATTGTCATGCCACGAATGAATGGCTACGAGTTAGTGCGTCACGTGCGTCAGAATCCCAAGTTTCGCTTACTACCAGTTATATTTTTAACAGCAAGAAACAAAACAGAAGAAAGAATTGCAGGCTATCAATCAGGTGCTGATTTATATCTACCCAAACCTTTTGAGTTGAAAGAACTAGGGGCGGCGATTCGGAATTTACTAGAGCGATCGCAAATTATTCAATCAGAGGCGCGTTTATCGTACGAAGAAGGTTTGCGGGCTAATTCGCACACTGTAGGACAAGCAGGGGAAACGCTAGAAGTTCCCATCAAGTTAACTCAACGCGAACAACAAGTCGCCGTTTTACTAACGCACGGTCTTTCTAACGCTGAAATTGGTAGTCGATTGCATCTTAGTCCGCGTACGGTTGAAAAATATGTAAGTAGCCTATTTCGGAAAACCTCTACGAGTAATCGTGCCGAATTAGTTGGTTTTGTGATGAAATATCGCTTATTACAATGA
- a CDS encoding low molecular weight protein-tyrosine-phosphatase gives MPYKLLFVCLGNICRSPAAENIMNHLLDKENLNGSIICDSAGTGGYHIGSPPDRRMAIAAASKLGIKLQGSARQLQKSDLEKFDLILAMDRENYQDILALDRTGQYREKVRLICDYCSQHNVKEVPDPYYGGAQGFNYAIDILLDACTGLLQEVKDVQSL, from the coding sequence ATGCCTTACAAACTGCTATTTGTTTGTCTTGGAAATATCTGTCGTTCTCCGGCGGCGGAGAATATCATGAATCATTTACTTGACAAGGAAAACCTCAACGGAAGTATTATCTGTGACTCAGCAGGTACAGGTGGTTATCACATCGGTAGTCCACCGGATCGACGCATGGCGATCGCCGCAGCGAGTAAGCTGGGAATCAAACTCCAAGGTAGTGCGCGGCAGTTACAAAAGTCTGACTTAGAAAAGTTTGATTTGATTTTGGCAATGGATCGCGAAAATTACCAAGATATCCTCGCGCTCGACCGCACTGGTCAGTATCGCGAGAAGGTACGGTTAATTTGTGACTATTGCTCGCAGCATAACGTCAAAGAAGTTCCAGACCCGTATTATGGAGGCGCACAAGGCTTTAATTACGCGATCGATATTCTCCTCGATGCTTGCACTGGCTTACTTCAAGAAGTTAAAGACGTGCAATCATTGTAA
- a CDS encoding YbaB/EbfC family nucleoid-associated protein: MTQGKGFGFGIGKMKELADAFKKAQQVQEGAKRLQEELEQMQIAGEAGGGLVKVVLSGNQEPQSVEIAPEALNEGAEVLSDLVTIAMKDAYNKSTATMRERMEELTSGLELPGMGM; the protein is encoded by the coding sequence ATGACACAAGGAAAAGGTTTTGGCTTCGGCATAGGAAAAATGAAAGAACTAGCCGATGCTTTCAAAAAGGCACAACAAGTACAAGAAGGTGCTAAAAGGCTTCAAGAAGAACTTGAGCAAATGCAGATCGCTGGAGAAGCTGGCGGTGGGCTAGTTAAGGTCGTCCTTAGCGGTAATCAAGAGCCTCAGAGTGTTGAAATTGCACCAGAAGCACTTAATGAAGGTGCAGAAGTGCTTTCGGATCTGGTAACTATTGCCATGAAGGACGCATACAACAAATCTACCGCAACAATGCGCGAACGCATGGAAGAATTGACAAGTGGCTTAGAATTGCCAGGAATGGGAATGTAA